The DNA region GGGTCTACTACGACCTTTACGTCTATCATCCATAAACCTACACATCATATAAATAGAGTTAAGTTGATCAGGCTCATAACTATGAGTATGACATCAAGAACAATGATGATAACACACATATGATATAGAAAGAAATACTCATAATATTACATGGCTAGGTCGAGGATTTGACTTGCTCTGCTACCAATTGTAACAACCATATATAATACATGTCTAGAAATACATATTATACACAGTTTTAATGTTGGTACCGAAATACATAAGTGCCTAGTTACAACGTTGTACATATTTACATGCCCAAAATGAAACTACAAACATGGCACAATATATACAAGGGTGCCCCGAAATAAAACTAGGAACTAGATCATTATAGAATAATCTCAAAATTGATATCTACACAGTGGAAAAAGCCATCCTAAACATCGAACAAGTGAGGACATCAAGCTATCTTGTCCTTACCTTTCACCTGCTCATAActacctgaaaaataatcaacaaatatggggtgagataataatcccAGTGGattccctatcttatgggtccactcgacTCTATGGGGTTTTTAATTAATTCTCTAACTTAAGTCAACGAGGGAAATAAGACTCAAGTAATGGGGAAAATCATGCAATGTATGGCAACAAGTTACCTGAGTTCTCGTAACTAAAATAAATCACTATTCAtattcacgaaacatcaatccctgAGCGGACCTACGTCCAGACCAATCTCGATTCACGCATGCTCATATGATTTGACTTTCGTAATGGATATCGGGTACTCTATGAGACTCAAACTCAGTTCAAGCGACTGTTGCCCGTATGGGCCTATAATCTACTTAGGGTATCTGGTGTCCACCTTTGCGCCATGTACGCCCTTGTTGGGACTCAAACTCATTTAAGGAACGAATCACTAGTGTTGCATCACATTCCTAATTTACATAAGCATATCAAAGGGGATGTACACCCTCAAGGGAAAATTTATCTGAATACATGATTATTTCTGCAAAACTTGATTGAATTTGTCAATCACTAGGTGACCTTATTCACCAATATTCACATTATTAACACATGTTTCATACAATTCCTATCATTCATGGCTAAATAACTACTTGCCCACAATACACACCGAGGTATCATTGTGTACAAGCATTTCCATCTAAGTTATTCGTCATACCCTAAGTTATCTTTCTAGTCCATTTACCTAGTTATAAacctaggtttcctcactcatcttcATAAGGTTTTAAACATGTTATTTCACATctataacaacaacaatgttTAGAATACATCATAATATGACTCACTGCATTCATAAGGCACACAATATAATATAACATGGTACAAGAATAATGATCCTCTATATTATCTTTCTAACGCATGCGTCCGCGTCCAAAACGGAGTTACAACACTCAAATTATATAAAAATCTAACCTAATAAAGATTTAGGTTAATAACTATTCATTACACAAGTATTCAACAACAAAGTCTTGGCCTAGTAGTAAGACATACACCATGACAAGGAGGTCCCGGGTTCAACCCACATCGGTGGTGTATCTCGTTTTTTTAAGGAACTAGGTCAATAGGTCGACCTAAGAAAGCAGTATGTCAACCTATAAAGGTCTTAGGTCGACCTATAAGAGGCGACACATGGACAAGGGCTACAGGCTTCAATATTGAGGCACGGGTGTCGACCTAAGCAAgctatgtgtcgacctatgttGAAGAAAAACTTCTATTGATCGACCTAAACAAGCTATGTGTCGACCTATACTAAAGAAAATTTTCTATAAGTCGACCTAAACACGTATGTGTCTACCTATACAGGTCTTTTTGATATGAAAATCCAACTTCTCCAACCTGCATATTTTTGTTTCATTCCTAACAACCCAATCCATTAATATAATCACTTACACACATCAAAGGGACATCATACCACATACCTTCATTCCCTAATTTACTCAAGAACAAGAACACATATTCACAACATCAACAACCACATCCAACATATGAAACACAACAAAATCATTTAAAACATAACCAAGTGAAGTTCATGGTAAAACTCATAGTTAAGATAGAACATTCATCAATTATCCTATGATTCTAAAAACCCTCATTTTTAGAAATCGTAGtgtttctaactagaacccaccttGAAGAATAGATAAGAAGATGATGATATTGTTGAAAGAGGATGAAAATAGATGGTGATTCCAAGCTTGTATGTTGCTCCAAATTTCTTCTTTTTACCACAAGTTTTTCTCTTCTTTCTCCCTATGTTCTTATTTATATGTTTCTCTAATATTTCCCTTTTTTTTACCGATATATAGCAAAAGGATTGGTACAATGAGGCATAACATGATAAAGTTGGTAAGGCATGTGTGGTAGAAACATGTGGTcacaaaacaaaagaaaaatgtGTGGATAAAAATGAATGGTAGTAACGAATATCTTAAGTGGTATTATACTTAATATTTGTTCTACTATAGTAATTGACTCATTATTAATGTTATCAAAATATCCCTTTTTGTACCAATTAATAAAAGATCGGTCTCATTAATATCAATTAAGTTAATCTGAGTTCACGAGTTACTCTATTTATCTTAACTGATAACTTctagagcacataggaactcagttGATCTTAACTGATATGAATTTGAGTATTTAAGGAAACACAGGGTATTACACATATTGTGTGACAGATCAAAAATAGATGCAGATGATAACTTTTCTTTTTCATAACCTCGTGGATTTGGTAACCTCATGATTTTTTTAGGGGCATGCTAACAAGTGCCCCCAGGGCACTTGTTAAGAATTCCtaataaagaaaatattttaagTTCAATGCATTTAATACACACaatattattttaaaaagttgattatttatgttttcagtgtattaaatacatatatttttagaaaaaaaatgtCTTTTTAATCTCTTAAATAATGCTCAACTTATCTTTTTAATCTCTTAACCAGTGCCCTGAGAGCACTTGTTAGCATTTCCATTTTTTTAATATCATATGATGgatatttataaaaaatttaaatcaTTATGGACAATACAAAAGTCTCAGGGAAATCCCGGCCATACAAAAGTGTCTGTGTAATCCCGATCATACAAATCATGTTGACTTTTTTACTTCATTTTCCCAATGCATTATATGTATCGCATATGTGTTTCACATGATCTTGCAACTTCGCTATCGTAGTCTCTTCAAAAGTCACTGACGGGAGGCAATGGACAATCATGTTTTAACTTCAACTAAACCCAATGATCGTTGTTGACAAAATCAACTATAATAAGTTTATGTTTAGTCGCAGACCCAGATGGAGATAACACAAGTGCAAAAACATGTGATGCTAAGGTATTGGACAACAAGACCAATATCACATTGTATCTAGAAGGAATAAGATAGTTTGTATTAGGAATGATCATCCATTTGTCACACTATTGAACATCCAAGCTAAGGATTCTTAAAGAACTTATAACATTTGAAATTGTGTCATATAACACATTGGAATAGACATTATTATTGAACATCTAAGCTAAGGATTCTTAAATAACTTATAACATTTGAAATTGTGTCATATAACCCTTTGTTTTAACCGGTTCCGACGGTGGTTTCAAATATATTGTTTCTGGATAGGCAGTCTTCCTCAGTTGCTCTttcatgtgaaatttcatgataTCGTCAGCTTTCGTGAATCTCTCTTGTATCACTTCCCACTCGGTCATGATAGATATGTTTAATTTATCATCTTTCATCACACCATTATCATCAAAATAGAGTCTTTTCTAGTGACTATAAACTTCATCCTCTAGAACAAGTCGATATATAATGGGATGACCAACTAGCTTGTCAATCAAGTCATGATTATGTATATCGAAAATCACATTAAATTTCCATGTTTCATCTGCCATACGGTATCCTCACAATTTAAATGGACACTCACATTTTTTCGACCCCATGTCATCTCGTTTCAACTTCCTAATTTATGGTTGGTACGTGCCACTTCTTTCGCACCTCATTATTACAAGTGCTTGTCTTTAATCTGAACCATTGTTGAACCTTTCGATTACAACTCCAAACCCCAATTTCTCAGCCTTCACGCGGACCCATTGTAGCATATGCTCACAAACAATAAACTTTTATTTATTCCTAAATTGTTCACGAACATCTAACTCAACAACGAGCGGTCAAGCACCcagtttaacatcatcatttaCTTCGTCCGATTTAACATCATCATTTACTTCATTTGATTTAACACCATGATTCACTTCAACCAGTTTAACATTCACACTCACAATAACTTTAAGAAACATATTTgggtgcaccatatctaatgaCACCAAAAACATGGGGAAAAAACATCTTTAAAACTTAAAGTATCAGGAAAATCTGGATATGCATCTCTGGACCACATCAAACTTCGTCCAGAGATGCATATCCTGACTCAACGTTCTATTTTTCAACTCAAACATCAGATTAATGCAATGAATGAGGGATGGAATGAATGAACTTATCTGCAATTCCAGCTTCTTTTACTCCCTTTGATGTGATGAAATACAAGAATGATGTTTTGGTGTTGAAATGttgaatgagagagagagagagagagagagagagagagagagaaattttAAGGATTTTGAAAATGGATGATATTTTTggcatgaagaagaagatcatgCAAGATGGTGTGTTATCCAATTTTCCAGCGATCAAAGCATTGTTACCCTTAGCCTTCTTTGCATCCAAAGTATAAACCTGACCAGTACTTTTTCCATGCATCTAAATCTTATTCTAAGGATAATCTCTAGCCATGTGTCACTCTGATAAGTAAAACACCTAACTATACCTCTGGCACACCTCCCATAATGAAACCTCTTACACATTTGACATTGGGGAGGTTGGGGAGGTTTTGCATGTTGCACTTGTTTTTGTTTGAAAGGTTAAGATCTAGGCCTAAACTGATGACTTGGTCTTCCCTGGTCCTTCTGACCAACCTTATATTGATCCCTTTCTTCCTGAACTTTCTTCAAACTACTCTCAAACACATAACACTACCTTAGTAATTCCGCATAAGTAGTGAATTCCCTCTGAGACACACTATGAGAGATTTCACCCCTTAAACCAAACAAAAACTGATCAATCTTCCACTTCTCATCTGGTGCATAAGAAGCTTGACTAGAGTAAGCAAACATATCTTCAAACTTTTCAGCATACACAACCATTGACATTGTACCATGTCTAAGTTGCTGAAACTCAAACTCTTTATGAGTCCTTAAAGTGCTAGGAAAATACTTGTCCAAAAAAGTAGTCTTAAAATGTTCAAAATCCTTAAGTACCCCTCGGTTAGTCATAAGACTCGAAGCAAACACAGCAGGTCCCTTCATCATGTGAGAAGCAAACACAACCTTATTCTCCTCACAACAGTGCATTATCTAAAAAATCCTTTATATGTTGGTCACCCACTCATGATCCTTCACAGGATCTAATCCACCATGAAACTTAGGAGGATTCATACAAAAGAAATCACATAAATTACCACTTGCAACATCTTGTGGGACCGCTTGAGGGTGAAGACCACCATTCAATTATCGCATCATCTGCTGCATGAACTGGTTTTGTTGTTGCTGCATCTGTTGCATAAACTGAGGCCACTAAACACCTTCACTACCACTAGGTGGTTCTGAATCAGAATTCTGAGTTTTGGGTCTACTACGACCTTTACGTTTATCATCCATAAACCTACACATCATATAAATAGAGTTAAGTTGATCAGGCTCATAACTATGAGTATGACATCAAGAACAATGATAATAACACACATATGATATAGAAAGAAATACTCATAATATTACATGGCTAGGTCGAGGATTTGACTTGCTCTGCTACCAATTGTAACAACCATATATAATACATGTCTAGAAATACATATTATACACAGTTTTAATGTTGGTACCGAAATACATAAGTGCCTAGTTACAACGTTGTACATATTTACATGCCCAAAATGAAACTACAAACATGGCACAATATATACAAGGGTGCCCCGAAATAAAACTAGGAACTAGATCATTATAGAATAATCTCAAAATTGATATCTACACAGTGGAAAAAGCCATCCTAAACATCGAACAAGTGAGGACATCAAGCTATCTTGTCCTTACCTTTCACCTGCTCATAActacctgaaaaataatcaacaaatatggggtgagataataat from Lathyrus oleraceus cultivar Zhongwan6 chromosome 1, CAAS_Psat_ZW6_1.0, whole genome shotgun sequence includes:
- the LOC127087168 gene encoding uncharacterized protein LOC127087168, whose product is MHCCEENKVVFASHMMKGPAVFASSLMTNRGVLKDFEHFKTTFLDKYFPSTLRTHKEFEFQQLRHGTMSMVVYAEKFEDMFAYSSQASYAPDEKWKIDQFLFGLRGEISHSVSQREFTTYAELLRFMDDRRKGRSRPKTQNSDSEPRSGSEGV